CAGGTCCAGGTCCACCCGCTCGACCTTGGCGCCCAGCCCGGCCAGCGTCTCGGCCGCCCGCGCCGTCGCCGCGGCCGTCCGCGGGTCGACCGGGAGGCCGCCCAGGTCGGGGCTGAAGGCGACGCGGACGCCGGCGAGGTCCATGTCGGCGAGGTGCGGGTCCAGCGGCGCCGCGAACGCCGCGCCGTCCTCGCGGATGGAGAACGGCGAGACCGGGTCGAACCCGGCGACGGCCGACATGAACAGCGCCAGGTCGGCGGCCGTACGGGCCATCGGGCCCGGCACGCTCAGCGTGAACCAGGCCGCCGTGGCCGACTTCGCCGGCACCCGCCCCGGGGTGGGCCGCAGGCCCGCCACGTTGCAGAACGACGCGGGGTTGCGCAGCGACCCGCCCATGTCGGAGCCGTCGGCGAGCGGCACCATCCGGCACGCCAGCGCCGCCGCGGCGCCGCCGCTGCTGCCGCCCGCGCTCTTCGACAGGTCGTAGGGGTTGCGCGTCGCCCCGAACACCTCGTTGACCGTGTGCGAGCCGGTGCCGAACTCCGGGGTGTTCGTCTTGCCGAGCGCGATCCCGCCCGCCTCGCGGATGCGCCGCACCAGCGGGTCGTCCTCGGCGGGCACGTGGTTCGCGAAGGCCGGCGAGCCGTACGTGGTCCGCACGCCCGCGGTGTCGGCGAGGTCCTTGTGCGCGACCGGGATGCCGTGCAGCGGGCCGCGCACGTGCCCGCGCCGCAGGTCCTCGTCGGCGCGCGCGGCCTGGTCGAGCGCCCGTTCGGCGGTCAGCGTCACGACGGCGTTGACCCGAGGGTTCGTCTCCTCGATGCGCCGCAGGCACGCCTCGGTCAGTTCGACCGCGCTCACCTCGCGGGTTCGGAGTAGCGCGGCCATCTCGGTCGCGGTGAGGCCGACCAGTTCGTCCATGGTTCCCCCGTTCCCTACGGTCTGCGGCCAGTTTCACGCCTGCGAGCCGGGCGGGCGACGGCAACACTCGACAGGTTCAGGCCTTGGCGATGGGGGCGGTGACCGCCTGGGCGAGCCGGATGAGGTTGCCCGGCGCAGTCTCGATCTGCAGGCCGCGCCGCCCGGCGGAGAAGTAGATCGTCTCGAAGCCGAGAGCCGACTCGTCCACCACGGTCGGCAGCCGCTTGCGCTGCCCGAGCGGACTGATGCCGCCCACCACGTAGCCGGTGACCCGCTCCACCTTCGCCGCGTCGGCCATCGCCGCCCGCTTGCCCTTCAGCGCCGCGGCGAACGCCTTGAGGTCGAGCTTGCCCGCCACCGGCACGACCGCGACCGCCAGGCCCGCCTCGGTCTCCGCCACCAGCGTCTTGAAGATCCGCTCGTACGGCAGGCCGAGCGCGTCGG
This genomic window from Microbispora sp. ZYX-F-249 contains:
- the ybaK gene encoding Cys-tRNA(Pro) deacylase; the encoded protein is MSKTKSKGGQGTPATVALTQAKAEFTLHPYDHDPNAQAYGEEAADALGLPYERIFKTLVAETEAGLAVAVVPVAGKLDLKAFAAALKGKRAAMADAAKVERVTGYVVGGISPLGQRKRLPTVVDESALGFETIYFSAGRRGLQIETAPGNLIRLAQAVTAPIAKA
- a CDS encoding amidase, which gives rise to MDELVGLTATEMAALLRTREVSAVELTEACLRRIEETNPRVNAVVTLTAERALDQAARADEDLRRGHVRGPLHGIPVAHKDLADTAGVRTTYGSPAFANHVPAEDDPLVRRIREAGGIALGKTNTPEFGTGSHTVNEVFGATRNPYDLSKSAGGSSGGAAAALACRMVPLADGSDMGGSLRNPASFCNVAGLRPTPGRVPAKSATAAWFTLSVPGPMARTAADLALFMSAVAGFDPVSPFSIREDGAAFAAPLDPHLADMDLAGVRVAFSPDLGGLPVDPRTAAATARAAETLAGLGAKVERVDLDLSDAEEAFRVYRSWYYALSFGDLPEVGPNVAWNVEQGRKVTGADLARAERLRTGLFHRMREFFGRYDFLVAPVSQVPPFPVEQPYVTEVAGVEMPDYLAWMRSCYWVSVLHAPAMSVPCGFTPEGLPVGLQIVGRPWADMDVLRLGHAFEQATGLWRTEPDLGRA